Proteins encoded within one genomic window of Variovorax sp. OAS795:
- a CDS encoding NADH-quinone oxidoreductase subunit M has translation MGLLSLAIWVPIAFGVALLAFGRDEHARGVRWVALVGAIVSFLVTVPLFTGFQNGTAAMQFVEKASWIARFNVNYHLGIDGISMWLVLLTSFITVVVVISAWEVITERVNQYMGAFLILSGFMIGVFAALDGILFYVFFEATLIPMYLIIGIWGGPNKIYAAFKFFIYTLLGSLLMLVALIFLYNKSGGSFDILSWHKLPLGSTAQTFLFFAFFAAFAVKVPMWPVHTWLPDVHVEAPTGGSAVLAAIMLKLGAYGFLRFSMPIAPDASHEWAWLMIALSLIAVIYVGLVALVQEDMKKLVAYSSVAHMGFVTLGFFIFNELGVSGGIVQMIAHGFVSGAMFLGIGVLYDRVHSRQIADYGGVVNTMPKFAAFALLFAMANCGLPGTAGFVGEWMVILGAVKANFWIGLGAATALIFGAAYTLWMYKRVYLGPVGNDHVKELTDINAREFLMLSLLAIAVLWMGIYPKPFTDAMDTSVTELLRHVATPKLPR, from the coding sequence ATGGGTTTGTTGAGCCTTGCCATCTGGGTGCCGATCGCATTCGGTGTCGCGTTGCTGGCGTTCGGCCGCGACGAGCATGCCAGGGGCGTGCGCTGGGTCGCACTGGTCGGCGCGATCGTGAGCTTCCTGGTGACCGTGCCTCTTTTCACGGGCTTCCAGAACGGCACCGCCGCGATGCAGTTCGTCGAGAAGGCGAGCTGGATCGCGCGCTTCAATGTCAACTACCACCTCGGCATCGACGGCATCTCGATGTGGCTGGTGCTGCTGACGTCGTTCATCACCGTGGTGGTCGTGATCTCGGCCTGGGAAGTGATCACCGAGCGCGTGAACCAGTACATGGGCGCGTTCCTGATCCTGTCGGGCTTCATGATCGGCGTGTTCGCCGCGCTCGACGGCATCCTGTTCTACGTGTTCTTCGAAGCCACGCTGATCCCGATGTACCTCATCATCGGCATCTGGGGCGGGCCGAACAAGATCTACGCGGCCTTCAAGTTCTTCATCTACACCTTGCTCGGCTCGCTGCTGATGCTGGTGGCGCTGATCTTCCTGTACAACAAGTCGGGCGGCAGCTTCGACATCCTGAGCTGGCACAAGCTGCCGCTGGGCTCGACCGCGCAGACCTTCCTCTTCTTCGCGTTCTTTGCCGCCTTCGCGGTCAAGGTGCCGATGTGGCCGGTCCACACCTGGCTGCCCGACGTGCACGTCGAAGCGCCCACGGGCGGCTCGGCCGTGCTGGCCGCGATCATGCTGAAGCTCGGTGCCTACGGTTTCCTGCGCTTCTCGATGCCGATCGCGCCCGACGCCTCGCACGAATGGGCCTGGCTCATGATCGCGCTGTCGCTGATCGCGGTGATCTACGTCGGCCTGGTGGCGCTGGTGCAGGAAGACATGAAGAAGCTGGTGGCGTACTCGTCCGTCGCGCACATGGGCTTCGTGACGCTCGGCTTCTTCATCTTCAACGAGCTCGGCGTGTCCGGCGGCATCGTGCAGATGATTGCGCACGGCTTCGTGTCGGGCGCCATGTTCCTCGGCATCGGCGTACTCTACGACCGCGTGCATTCGCGCCAGATCGCCGACTACGGCGGCGTGGTCAACACCATGCCCAAGTTCGCCGCGTTCGCGCTGCTGTTCGCCATGGCCAATTGCGGCCTGCCGGGCACCGCCGGTTTCGTGGGCGAATGGATGGTCATCCTGGGCGCCGTCAAGGCCAACTTCTGGATCGGCCTGGGTGCCGCCACCGCGCTGATCTTCGGCGCGGCCTACACCCTCTGGATGTACAAGCGCGTGTACCTCGGCCCGGTCGGCAACGACCACGTCAAGGAACTCACCGACATCAACGCCCGCGAGTTCCTGATGCTCTCGCTGCTGGCCATTGCCGTCCTGTGGATGGGCATCTATCCGAAGCCTTTCACCGATGCGATGGACACCTCTGTGACGGAGCTCCTGCGCCACGTGGCAACCCCCAAACTGCCACGCTGA
- the nuoL gene encoding NADH-quinone oxidoreductase subunit L: protein MSATLSASTLLAVPLAPLVGAVVAGLFGTKFGGNHIGRKVTHSLTILGVLVAFIISAMTLKSVVVDGARFSATLYEWMVVGGLKMEVGFLVDGLTAMMMCVVTFVSLMVHVYTIGYMEEDDGYNRFFAYISLFTFSMLMLVMSNNMLQLFFGWEAVGLVSYLLIGFWFNRPTAIFANMKAFLVNRVGDFGFILGIGLIAAYAGTLNYGEAFAKAGTLAGITFPGTEWMLITVICICLFIGAMGKSAQFPLHVWLPDSMEGPTPISALIHAATMVTAGIFMVARMSPLFELSDTALSFILVIGAITALFMGFLGIIQNDIKRVVAYSTLSQLGYMTVALGASAYSVAVFHLMTHAFFKALLFLGAGSVIIGMHHNQDIRWMGGVRKYMPITWITSLLGSLALIGTPFFAGFYSKDSIIEAVRESHLWGAQFAYYAVLAGVFVTAFYSFRMYFLVFHGKERYDQNPDAHHDDHAAHGDDHGHGNHDHKPHESPMVVWLPLVLLAIPSVVIGFMTIQPMLFGEFFNGAIVVDGTKHHAMKELGEAFHGPVAMAIHGLQTPPFWLALAGVALSFYMYMVNPALPAAIKRAFGPVYRLLDNKYYLDWINENIVARGARAFGTGLWKGGDQALIDGAMVNGSWKAIGRISGAVRWLQSGYIYHYAFAMLLGIFILMTYFVWFKR from the coding sequence ATGAGCGCAACCCTCTCCGCATCCACCCTGCTGGCCGTGCCCCTGGCACCCCTGGTCGGCGCTGTCGTCGCCGGCCTGTTCGGCACCAAGTTCGGCGGCAATCACATCGGCCGCAAGGTCACGCATTCGCTCACCATCCTCGGCGTGCTGGTCGCCTTCATCATCTCGGCGATGACGCTGAAGTCGGTCGTCGTGGACGGCGCCCGCTTCAGCGCCACCCTCTATGAATGGATGGTGGTCGGCGGCCTGAAGATGGAGGTCGGCTTCCTGGTCGACGGCCTCACGGCCATGATGATGTGCGTGGTGACCTTCGTGTCGCTGATGGTGCACGTCTACACCATTGGCTACATGGAAGAAGACGACGGCTACAACCGCTTCTTCGCATACATCTCGCTGTTCACCTTCTCGATGCTGATGCTCGTCATGAGCAACAACATGCTCCAGCTGTTCTTCGGCTGGGAAGCGGTGGGCCTGGTGTCGTACCTGCTGATCGGCTTCTGGTTCAACAGGCCGACGGCGATCTTCGCGAACATGAAGGCCTTCCTGGTCAACCGCGTGGGCGACTTCGGCTTCATCCTCGGCATCGGCCTCATTGCCGCCTACGCCGGCACGCTGAACTACGGCGAAGCCTTCGCCAAGGCCGGCACGCTGGCCGGCATCACCTTCCCCGGCACCGAGTGGATGCTGATCACCGTGATCTGCATCTGCCTGTTCATCGGCGCCATGGGCAAGAGCGCGCAGTTCCCGCTGCACGTGTGGCTGCCCGACTCGATGGAAGGCCCGACCCCCATCTCGGCGCTGATCCACGCGGCGACCATGGTCACGGCCGGCATCTTCATGGTGGCGCGCATGTCGCCGCTGTTCGAGCTCAGCGACACCGCGCTGAGCTTCATCCTGGTGATCGGTGCCATCACGGCACTCTTCATGGGCTTCCTGGGCATCATCCAGAACGACATCAAGCGCGTGGTCGCGTACTCGACGCTGTCGCAGCTCGGCTACATGACGGTGGCGCTCGGCGCCTCGGCCTATTCGGTGGCGGTGTTCCACCTGATGACGCACGCCTTCTTCAAGGCGCTGCTGTTCCTGGGCGCGGGCTCGGTCATCATCGGCATGCACCACAACCAGGACATCCGCTGGATGGGCGGCGTGCGCAAGTACATGCCCATCACCTGGATCACTTCGCTGCTGGGCTCGCTCGCGCTGATCGGCACGCCGTTCTTCGCCGGTTTCTACTCGAAGGACAGCATCATCGAAGCGGTGCGCGAAAGCCACCTGTGGGGTGCGCAGTTCGCGTACTACGCGGTGCTGGCCGGCGTGTTCGTGACGGCGTTCTATTCGTTCCGCATGTACTTCCTGGTGTTCCACGGCAAGGAGCGCTACGACCAGAATCCCGACGCGCACCATGACGACCATGCCGCGCACGGCGACGACCACGGGCACGGGAACCACGACCACAAGCCGCACGAATCGCCGATGGTGGTGTGGCTGCCGCTCGTCCTGCTGGCCATCCCGTCCGTGGTGATCGGCTTCATGACCATCCAGCCGATGCTGTTCGGCGAGTTCTTCAATGGCGCGATCGTTGTCGACGGCACGAAGCACCATGCCATGAAGGAGCTCGGCGAAGCCTTCCACGGCCCGGTGGCCATGGCCATCCACGGCCTGCAGACCCCGCCGTTCTGGCTGGCGCTGGCCGGCGTGGCGCTCTCGTTCTACATGTACATGGTCAATCCGGCGCTGCCGGCCGCGATCAAGCGCGCCTTCGGCCCGGTCTACCGCCTGCTGGACAACAAGTACTACCTCGACTGGATCAACGAGAACATCGTTGCCCGCGGTGCACGCGCCTTCGGTACCGGCCTGTGGAAGGGCGGCGACCAGGCGTTGATCGACGGCGCGATGGTCAACGGCTCGTGGAAGGCCATCGGCCGCATCTCGGGTGCGGTGCGCTGGCTCCAGTCGGGCTACATCTATCACTACGCCTTCGCGATGCTGCTCGGCATCTTCATCCTGATGACGTACTTCGTCTGGTTCAAACGCTGA
- a CDS encoding DUF2818 family protein: MSQTASVWVVLVVALLAANLPFLNERLFGVVTLRTQPKPLAIRLAELVALYFVAGGVGLLFERRAGQIAPQGWEFYAVTGALFIVLAFPGFTWRYLMKHRH, encoded by the coding sequence GTGTCGCAAACCGCCTCGGTCTGGGTCGTGCTCGTGGTGGCGCTGCTGGCGGCCAACCTGCCGTTCCTCAACGAACGGCTGTTCGGCGTCGTAACGCTGCGCACGCAGCCCAAGCCGCTGGCGATCCGCCTGGCCGAACTCGTGGCGTTGTACTTCGTCGCCGGCGGCGTCGGCCTGCTGTTCGAACGCAGGGCAGGGCAGATCGCGCCGCAGGGCTGGGAGTTCTACGCGGTGACCGGCGCGCTCTTCATCGTGCTGGCCTTTCCAGGGTTCACCTGGCGCTACCTCATGAAGCACAGGCACTGA
- a CDS encoding DUF1178 family protein, whose translation MKVLDLRCSHGHGFEGWFASSEAFESQLSAGLVECPVCADTRIVKLLSAPRLNLGNPKAPANAAAPAAPASPDKAQAPAEMSPEARWMRAVREVLAKTEDVGERFADEARKMHYGEAEERGIRGRATREQTEALLDEGIQVMPLPIPAALKETLQ comes from the coding sequence ATGAAGGTTCTCGATCTACGCTGCTCGCATGGCCACGGCTTCGAAGGCTGGTTTGCATCCAGCGAGGCGTTCGAATCCCAACTCTCGGCCGGCCTGGTCGAGTGCCCGGTCTGTGCCGACACGCGCATCGTCAAACTCCTGAGCGCGCCGCGCCTGAACCTGGGCAACCCGAAGGCACCGGCGAACGCTGCGGCACCCGCGGCACCGGCCTCGCCCGACAAGGCGCAGGCCCCGGCCGAAATGTCTCCCGAGGCGCGCTGGATGCGCGCCGTGCGCGAGGTGCTTGCAAAGACCGAAGACGTCGGCGAGCGCTTTGCCGACGAGGCCCGCAAGATGCACTACGGCGAAGCCGAGGAGCGCGGGATCCGCGGCCGGGCCACGCGCGAGCAGACCGAGGCGCTGCTCGACGAAGGCATCCAGGTGATGCCGCTGCCGATTCCCGCTGCGCTCAAGGAAACGCTGCAGTAG
- the nuoK gene encoding NADH-quinone oxidoreductase subunit NuoK — protein sequence MTLTLGHFLSLGAMLFALSVIGIFLNRKNLIVLLMAIELMLLAVNMNFVAFSYYLNDMHGQIFVFFILTVAAAESAIGLALLVLLFRNKSNINVDELNSLKG from the coding sequence ATGACGCTCACGCTCGGACACTTTCTTTCACTTGGCGCCATGCTCTTTGCGCTCTCGGTGATCGGCATTTTCCTGAACCGCAAGAACCTCATCGTGCTGCTGATGGCCATCGAGCTGATGCTGCTCGCGGTGAACATGAACTTCGTGGCGTTCTCGTACTACCTGAACGACATGCACGGCCAGATCTTCGTGTTCTTCATCCTGACGGTGGCCGCGGCCGAATCGGCCATCGGTCTCGCGCTGCTGGTCTTGTTGTTCCGCAACAAGTCCAACATCAACGTCGACGAACTCAACTCGCTCAAGGGTTGA
- the nuoN gene encoding NADH-quinone oxidoreductase subunit NuoN: protein MIDKLSWVAIYPEIVLLVMACIIALVDLSTTSARRTRTYVLTLLTLAVVAVLTGIAANDGKTIYGFGGMVVSDPMGNWLKCFATVALMVTLVYGRPYAADREMLRGGEMFTISMFALLGMFVMISGSNFLLIYLGLELLTLSSYALVALRRDNAVASEAAMKYFVLGAMASGFLLYGLSMLYGATGSLDTNEVFKIIASGKVNHQVLVFGLVFIVAGLAFKVGAAPFHMWVPDVYQGAPTAVTLLIGAAPELAAFAIIIRLLVEGLLPLAFDWQQMLALLAIASLLVGNLAAIAQTNLKRMLAYSTIAQMGFMLLGLVAGVVNGNTYNAQFAYSASMFYIVTYVLTTLASFGIILLLAREGFESEEITDLAGLNQRSPLYAGVMAIAMFSLAGLPPLVGFYAKLAVLQALIASGQAIYIGLAVFAVIMSLIGAFYYLRVVKVMYFDAPVTASTVSAPRDVRTVLSINGLLILVLGIVPGGLMTLCANAIVATLAN from the coding sequence ATGATTGACAAACTCAGCTGGGTCGCGATCTACCCCGAAATCGTGCTGCTGGTCATGGCCTGCATCATTGCGCTGGTCGACCTGTCGACCACCAGCGCCCGCCGCACGCGCACCTACGTCCTGACGCTGCTCACGCTGGCCGTTGTGGCCGTGCTGACCGGCATCGCCGCCAACGACGGCAAGACGATCTACGGCTTCGGCGGCATGGTCGTGAGCGATCCGATGGGCAACTGGCTCAAGTGCTTCGCCACCGTGGCGCTGATGGTCACGCTGGTCTACGGCCGGCCCTACGCGGCCGATCGCGAGATGCTGCGCGGCGGCGAGATGTTCACCATCAGCATGTTCGCGCTGCTGGGCATGTTCGTGATGATCTCGGGCAGCAACTTCCTGTTGATCTACCTGGGCCTCGAACTGCTCACGCTGTCGAGCTACGCGCTGGTGGCGCTGCGCCGCGACAACGCGGTCGCCAGCGAGGCGGCCATGAAGTACTTCGTGCTCGGCGCCATGGCCAGCGGCTTCCTGCTGTACGGCCTGTCGATGCTGTACGGCGCAACCGGCTCGCTCGACACCAACGAGGTGTTCAAGATCATCGCGAGCGGCAAGGTGAACCACCAGGTGCTGGTGTTCGGCCTGGTGTTCATCGTTGCGGGCCTGGCCTTCAAGGTGGGGGCGGCGCCATTCCACATGTGGGTGCCCGACGTGTACCAGGGCGCCCCGACGGCGGTCACGCTGCTGATCGGCGCGGCGCCGGAGCTGGCCGCCTTCGCGATCATCATCCGCCTGCTGGTGGAAGGGCTGCTGCCGCTGGCCTTCGACTGGCAGCAGATGCTGGCCCTGCTGGCCATCGCCTCGCTGCTGGTGGGCAACCTGGCGGCCATTGCGCAGACCAATCTCAAGCGCATGCTGGCCTACTCGACCATCGCGCAGATGGGCTTCATGCTGCTGGGCCTGGTGGCGGGCGTGGTCAACGGCAACACCTACAACGCGCAGTTCGCGTACAGCGCCTCGATGTTCTACATCGTGACCTATGTTCTGACCACGCTGGCCAGCTTCGGCATCATCCTGCTGCTGGCGCGCGAAGGCTTCGAGAGCGAAGAGATCACCGACCTGGCGGGCCTGAACCAGCGCAGCCCGCTGTATGCCGGCGTGATGGCCATCGCCATGTTCTCGCTCGCGGGCCTGCCGCCGCTGGTCGGGTTCTATGCCAAGCTCGCGGTCCTGCAGGCGCTGATCGCGTCGGGCCAGGCGATCTACATCGGCCTTGCGGTGTTCGCGGTCATCATGTCGCTGATCGGCGCCTTCTACTACCTGCGTGTGGTCAAGGTCATGTACTTCGACGCGCCCGTCACCGCCAGCACCGTGTCGGCGCCGCGCGACGTGCGCACCGTGCTGTCGATCAACGGCTTGCTGATTCTCGTGCTGGGCATCGTTCCCGGCGGCCTCATGACGCTGTGCGCCAACGCCATCGTCGCGACGCTGGCCAACTGA
- a CDS encoding ABC transporter transmembrane domain-containing protein, whose amino-acid sequence MASSPLSTPAKGSPRSLSGLSPFLRPYRVQIVLAGVFLVFAAITTLVFPLALRSLIDGGLVSADKGSQTMALREHFGALFAVAVALGLFSAARFYTVSWLGERVTADLRNAVYNHVLRQSPAFFETTQTGEVLSRLTADTTLVQTVVGSSLSMGLRNAVMGVGALAVLIWTNPYVMVQVLGILVLVVLPSMWFGRRVRKLSRASQDRVADSSAIAAEVLNAIPVVQSYTAEAREAGRFNASTENAFRTAVRRTKARSVLVAFIIIATSAALLWGLYQGTQAVLRGDITAGHLGQTVVYVAILASATAVLGEVYGDLLRAAGATERLMELLHAPAAIVSPPKPAAAPVPVAGSAVRFEAVTFHYPSRPGTPALKDFSLGVMPGETVALVGSSGAGKSTVFQLLLRYYDPQSGQLLLDGVPLASLALPDLRTRIGLVPQDAVIFSASAFENIRYGRPEASADEVHAAARAAFAHDFLMALPEGYDTFLGERGVRLSGGQRQRIAIARAILKNPPLLLLDEATSALDAESERMVQAALESAMEGRTTLVIAHRLATVQKADRIIVLDHGGIVEHGTHAALVAQGGVYARLAALQFTA is encoded by the coding sequence ATGGCTTCTTCCCCCCTGTCAACACCGGCCAAGGGCTCGCCCCGATCGCTGTCGGGCCTGAGCCCTTTTCTCCGGCCCTACCGCGTGCAGATCGTGCTGGCGGGCGTCTTCCTGGTGTTCGCAGCCATCACGACGCTGGTGTTTCCGCTGGCGCTGCGCAGCCTGATCGATGGTGGGCTGGTCAGCGCCGACAAGGGCTCGCAGACGATGGCGCTGCGCGAGCACTTCGGCGCCCTTTTCGCGGTGGCCGTGGCGCTCGGGCTTTTTTCGGCCGCGCGCTTCTATACGGTGAGCTGGCTCGGCGAGCGCGTCACGGCCGACCTGCGCAATGCCGTGTACAACCATGTGCTGCGCCAGAGCCCCGCATTCTTCGAGACCACGCAGACGGGCGAAGTGCTGTCGCGCCTGACGGCCGACACCACGCTGGTACAGACGGTGGTCGGCTCCTCGCTGAGCATGGGGCTGCGCAACGCGGTCATGGGCGTGGGCGCGCTGGCGGTGCTGATCTGGACCAATCCCTACGTGATGGTCCAGGTACTGGGCATCCTGGTGCTGGTGGTGCTGCCGAGCATGTGGTTCGGCCGGCGCGTGCGCAAGCTCTCGCGCGCCAGCCAGGACCGCGTGGCCGACTCGAGCGCGATTGCCGCCGAGGTGCTCAATGCGATCCCGGTGGTGCAGAGCTACACGGCCGAAGCGCGCGAAGCCGGCCGCTTCAATGCCTCGACCGAGAACGCCTTCAGGACCGCGGTGCGCCGCACCAAGGCCCGCTCGGTGCTGGTCGCCTTCATCATCATCGCCACCTCGGCCGCGCTGCTGTGGGGCCTGTACCAGGGCACGCAAGCGGTGCTGCGAGGCGACATCACGGCCGGGCACCTGGGCCAGACGGTGGTCTACGTGGCCATTCTCGCGAGCGCGACCGCCGTGCTGGGCGAGGTCTATGGCGACCTGCTGCGGGCCGCCGGCGCCACCGAGCGCCTGATGGAATTGCTGCACGCACCCGCGGCCATCGTGTCTCCGCCGAAGCCGGCGGCCGCGCCGGTACCGGTGGCGGGCAGCGCGGTGCGGTTCGAGGCGGTGACCTTCCACTACCCCTCGCGGCCCGGCACGCCCGCGCTGAAAGACTTCAGCCTCGGCGTCATGCCCGGCGAAACCGTGGCACTGGTGGGCTCGAGCGGCGCCGGCAAGAGCACGGTGTTCCAGCTGCTGCTGCGCTACTACGATCCGCAGTCGGGGCAGCTGCTGCTCGACGGCGTGCCGCTCGCTTCGCTCGCGCTCCCCGACCTGCGCACCCGCATCGGCCTGGTGCCGCAGGACGCCGTGATCTTCTCGGCCAGCGCTTTCGAGAACATCCGCTATGGCCGCCCCGAAGCCAGCGCCGACGAAGTGCATGCCGCCGCCCGCGCCGCCTTTGCGCACGACTTTCTCATGGCGCTGCCCGAGGGCTACGACACCTTCCTGGGCGAGCGAGGGGTGCGCCTGTCGGGCGGACAGCGCCAGCGCATCGCCATTGCGCGCGCCATTCTCAAGAACCCGCCGCTCCTCTTGCTGGACGAAGCCACCAGCGCGCTCGATGCGGAGAGCGAGCGCATGGTGCAGGCGGCGCTCGAATCGGCCATGGAGGGACGGACCACGCTGGTGATTGCGCACCGCCTCGCAACCGTGCAAAAGGCCGACCGCATCATCGTGCTGGACCACGGCGGCATCGTCGAACACGGAACGCATGCCGCGCTGGTGGCGCAAGGCGGGGTCTACGCCCGCCTGGCCGCGCTTCAGTTCACGGCCTGA
- a CDS encoding NUDIX hydrolase yields the protein MTSDSNAESHLKEERTASEVLLDGNFLKVCRDTVRLPDGHTATREYVIHPGAVVVVPLLDDGRVVLERQYRYPVAHVMTEFPAGKLDAGEDPFLCGQRELLEETGYTAREWAYAGAMHLAVAYSTEIIHIYFARGLSLGTRQLDHGEFLDVFTATPQEVAGWCRDGTITDAKSLTCTLWLQNVLSGAWELDWKAPASQGGAG from the coding sequence ATGACTTCCGACTCCAATGCCGAATCGCACCTGAAGGAAGAACGCACCGCGAGCGAGGTCCTCCTCGACGGCAATTTCCTCAAGGTCTGCCGCGACACGGTGCGCCTGCCCGACGGCCACACCGCGACGCGCGAATACGTGATCCATCCGGGTGCGGTGGTGGTCGTTCCGCTGCTCGACGACGGCCGCGTGGTGCTGGAGCGCCAGTACCGCTACCCCGTTGCGCACGTGATGACCGAGTTTCCGGCCGGCAAGCTGGACGCCGGCGAAGACCCGTTCCTCTGCGGCCAGCGCGAGCTGCTCGAGGAAACCGGCTACACCGCGCGCGAATGGGCCTATGCCGGCGCCATGCACCTGGCGGTGGCCTATTCGACCGAGATCATCCACATCTACTTTGCGCGCGGCCTGTCGCTCGGCACGCGCCAGCTCGACCACGGCGAGTTCCTCGACGTGTTCACGGCCACGCCGCAGGAAGTGGCCGGCTGGTGCCGCGACGGCACCATCACCGACGCCAAGTCGCTCACTTGCACGCTCTGGCTGCAGAACGTCCTGTCGGGCGCATGGGAACTCGACTGGAAGGCCCCCGCTTCGCAAGGCGGCGCGGGATAA
- a CDS encoding efflux transporter outer membrane subunit yields MTESLAARAMRRTPVVAAALLLVALGGCADMAGIGSEAKLRDASSLGIAADTNAAVVPSVDSQWWRAFGDAQLDALIDQAVAGNPNLQVARARLARAQASADIAESALKPKVNGELELNRQKFNSNYIYPEPLGGSTQNIGLLQLGASWELDFFGKNRTALEAAIGTANAAAADADAARVLLASNVARGYFQWARLNEQLGVAQRTLAQRDETLKLVRDRVSAGLDTRLELRQSEGGLPEARQQIEALNEQIALQQHALDALVGRPNVSASLKPPVLETVKPIALQANIPADLLGRRADIAAARWRVEAATSDVANAKTQFYPNVNLTAFVGFQSLGFGKLLKSGSEQWGVGPAIHLPIFEGGRLRANLRGKAADQDAAIESYNATVLDAVRDAADQVSSAQSIARQQAQQREAQTAAEGAYDIAVQRYRAGLGNYLNVLTAETAVLAQRRLAVDLAARALDTQVGLVRALGGGWQPPATATATAPASSALH; encoded by the coding sequence ATGACTGAATCCCTTGCCGCACGCGCCATGCGCCGCACCCCCGTCGTGGCCGCCGCGCTCCTCCTGGTTGCGCTGGGCGGCTGTGCCGACATGGCCGGCATCGGCTCCGAGGCGAAGCTTCGCGATGCCTCGTCGCTCGGCATTGCCGCCGACACCAATGCCGCGGTCGTGCCCAGTGTCGACAGCCAATGGTGGCGGGCCTTCGGCGATGCGCAGCTCGACGCGCTGATCGACCAGGCCGTGGCCGGCAATCCAAACCTGCAGGTGGCGCGTGCGCGCCTTGCGCGGGCGCAGGCATCGGCGGACATCGCCGAGTCGGCCCTGAAGCCCAAGGTGAACGGCGAGCTCGAGCTGAACCGCCAGAAGTTCAACAGCAACTACATCTATCCGGAGCCGCTGGGCGGCTCGACCCAGAACATCGGCCTGCTGCAGCTCGGCGCGAGCTGGGAGCTCGACTTCTTCGGCAAGAATCGCACCGCGCTCGAAGCCGCCATCGGCACCGCGAATGCCGCCGCGGCCGATGCCGATGCCGCACGCGTGCTGCTGGCCAGCAATGTGGCGCGCGGCTACTTCCAGTGGGCACGGCTGAACGAGCAGCTCGGCGTGGCCCAGCGCACGCTGGCCCAGCGCGACGAGACGCTCAAGCTCGTGCGCGACCGCGTGTCGGCCGGCCTCGACACCCGCCTCGAACTGCGCCAGAGCGAGGGCGGCCTGCCTGAAGCACGCCAGCAGATCGAAGCGCTGAACGAGCAGATCGCGCTGCAGCAGCACGCACTCGATGCGCTCGTGGGCCGGCCCAACGTGTCCGCATCGCTCAAGCCGCCGGTGCTCGAGACCGTCAAGCCCATCGCGCTGCAGGCCAACATTCCGGCCGACCTGCTCGGACGCCGTGCCGACATCGCCGCCGCGCGCTGGCGCGTCGAGGCCGCCACCAGCGACGTGGCCAACGCGAAGACCCAGTTCTATCCCAACGTCAACCTCACGGCTTTCGTCGGCTTCCAGAGCCTGGGCTTCGGCAAGCTGCTCAAGTCCGGCAGCGAGCAGTGGGGCGTGGGCCCGGCCATCCACCTGCCGATCTTCGAAGGCGGCCGGCTGCGCGCCAACCTGCGCGGCAAGGCGGCCGACCAGGATGCGGCCATCGAGAGCTACAACGCCACGGTGCTGGACGCCGTGCGCGACGCGGCCGACCAGGTGTCGAGCGCCCAGTCGATCGCGCGCCAGCAGGCCCAGCAGCGAGAGGCGCAAACCGCCGCAGAGGGCGCCTACGACATCGCCGTGCAGCGCTACCGCGCGGGCCTCGGCAACTACCTCAACGTGCTGACCGCGGAGACCGCCGTGCTCGCGCAGCGCCGGCTGGCGGTCGACCTCGCCGCCCGCGCGCTGGACACGCAGGTGGGCCTGGTGCGCGCGCTCGGCGGCGGATGGCAGCCGCCGGCCACCGCCACCGCTACGGCGCCGGCTTCGTCCGCACTGCACTGA
- a CDS encoding MarR family transcriptional regulator has product MSDADTPKVPVSGDPKLRPADFYRAETYKAEESIGYLMRRILSAVAQAVETRMCEPGSPTFPQWLPLYKLHVGAATTVAELARACELDAGAMTRLLDRLEAKGLCRRVRSLEDRRVVNIELTEEGRAAAKEVPHVLSRVQNEHLAGFTNEEWEQLKGYLRRILDNAQALAARGEKND; this is encoded by the coding sequence ATGAGCGATGCAGACACCCCGAAAGTCCCGGTCTCCGGCGATCCGAAGCTGCGGCCGGCCGACTTCTACCGTGCCGAGACCTACAAGGCCGAGGAAAGCATCGGGTATTTGATGCGGCGCATATTGAGCGCCGTGGCCCAGGCCGTGGAAACCCGCATGTGCGAACCCGGCAGCCCGACCTTTCCCCAATGGCTCCCCCTGTACAAGCTGCACGTCGGCGCGGCCACCACCGTGGCCGAGCTGGCGCGGGCCTGCGAACTCGATGCCGGTGCCATGACGCGCCTGCTCGACCGGCTCGAAGCCAAGGGCCTGTGCCGGCGCGTCCGCTCGCTGGAAGACCGCCGCGTGGTCAACATCGAACTGACCGAAGAGGGCCGTGCCGCCGCCAAGGAGGTTCCGCACGTGCTGAGCCGCGTGCAGAACGAGCACCTGGCGGGTTTCACCAACGAAGAGTGGGAGCAGCTCAAGGGCTACCTGCGCCGCATCCTCGACAACGCCCAGGCCCTCGCGGCCCGTGGAGAAAAAAATGACTGA